Proteins encoded by one window of Lycium barbarum isolate Lr01 chromosome 11, ASM1917538v2, whole genome shotgun sequence:
- the LOC132617844 gene encoding uncharacterized protein LOC132617844 isoform X2 has product MALVLPSLSASYPNKVSGKWKKWRYVDLSLNLSSTERRFTRMCAFACTKSRKKRVWIWTENKQVMTAAVERGWNIFIFPSNRQHLPLEWSSIALIEPLFIQDGGIFDHEHQRVAAFAEISSPQQLEQFQISEEQANKVVVDLLDWQVIPAENIVAAFQGTRKTVLAVSKTQSEAQVFFEALEHGLGGVVMKVEDVGAILELKGYFDRRHEVDSLLNLTKAKITHVQATGMGDRVCVDICNLMRPGEGLLGPVHAYVAVPGGKTSYLSELKSGKEVIVVDQKGMQRTAIVGRVKVETRPLILVEAKVESENESYSILLQNAETVGLVSPLHGEGHQRTTIPVTSLKVGDEVLLLKQGGARHTGIEIKEFIVEK; this is encoded by the exons ATGGCTCTAGTCTTACCTTCACTTTCTGCTTCTTACCCTAATAAAGTCTCAG GTAAATGGAAAAAATGGAGATACGTTGATTTGTCATTGAATTTGTCTAGTACGGAAAGAAGATTTACAAGAATGTGTGCATTTGCATGTACAAAGTCAAGGAAGAAAAGAGTGTGGATATGGACAGAGAACAAACAAGTTATGACTGCTGCTGTGGAGAGAGGTTGGAATATTTTCATTTTCCCTTCAAATCGTCAACATCTTCCCCTTGAATGGTCTT CAATTGCATTGATAGAACCTCTCTTTATTCAAGATGGGGGAATATTTGATCATGAGCATCAGAGAGTTGCTGCATTTGCTGAGATTTCTTCCCCCCAGCAGTTGGAACAGTTTCAGATATCGGAGGAACAGGCAAATAAAGTTGTTGTTGATCTACTAGATTGGCAG GTGATACCTGCTGAAAACATTGTTGCAGCTTTTCAAGGCACTCGGAAAACTGTACTTGCTGTCTCAAAGACACAATCAGAAGCTCAAGTCTTTTTTGAG GCCTTGGAACATGGTTTGGGTGGTGTAGTAATGAAAGTTGAGGATGTTGGAGCGATCCTTGAGCTGAAG GGTTATTTTGATAGAAGACATGAAGTGGACAGTCTGTTGAACTTGACGAAAGCCAAAATAACTCATGTTCAAGCGACTGGAATGGGTGACCGTGTCTGTGTGGATATCTGCAACCTCATGCGACCTGGTGAAGGTCTTCTG GGGCCTGTTCATGCATATGTTGCTGTTCCCGGAGGAAAGACCAGCTATCTCTCGGAACTCAAGTCTGGGAAAGAGGTCATTGTGGTTGATCAAAAGGGTATGCAGCGAACAGCAATTGTTGGGCGTGTAAAGGTAGAGACTAGACCACTGATCCTTGTGGAGGCAAAG GTAGAATCAGAGAATGAAAGTTATTCTATTCTCTTGCAGAACGCGGAAACAGTTGGATTAGTCTCTCCCCTTCATG GCGAGGGGCATCAGCGAACAACAATTCCAGTAACCTCACTAAAAGTTGGTGATGAAGTTTTGCTTCTAAAACAGGGAGGCGCTCGACATACTGGAATAGAAATTAAAGAGTTTATTGTTGAGAAATGA
- the LOC132617844 gene encoding uncharacterized protein LOC132617844 isoform X1: MALVLPSLSASYPNKVSGKWKKWRYVDLSLNLSSTERRFTRMCAFACTKSRKKRVWIWTENKQVMTAAVERGWNIFIFPSNRQHLPLEWSSIALIEPLFIQDGGIFDHEHQRVAAFAEISSPQQLEQFQISEEQANKVVVDLLDWQVIPAENIVAAFQGTRKTVLAVSKTQSEAQVFFEALEHGLGGVVMKVEDVGAILELKGYFDRRHEVDSLLNLTKAKITHVQATGMGDRVCVDICNLMRPGEGLLVGSFARGLFIVHSECLESNYISSRPFRVNAGPVHAYVAVPGGKTSYLSELKSGKEVIVVDQKGMQRTAIVGRVKVETRPLILVEAKVESENESYSILLQNAETVGLVSPLHGEGHQRTTIPVTSLKVGDEVLLLKQGGARHTGIEIKEFIVEK, encoded by the exons ATGGCTCTAGTCTTACCTTCACTTTCTGCTTCTTACCCTAATAAAGTCTCAG GTAAATGGAAAAAATGGAGATACGTTGATTTGTCATTGAATTTGTCTAGTACGGAAAGAAGATTTACAAGAATGTGTGCATTTGCATGTACAAAGTCAAGGAAGAAAAGAGTGTGGATATGGACAGAGAACAAACAAGTTATGACTGCTGCTGTGGAGAGAGGTTGGAATATTTTCATTTTCCCTTCAAATCGTCAACATCTTCCCCTTGAATGGTCTT CAATTGCATTGATAGAACCTCTCTTTATTCAAGATGGGGGAATATTTGATCATGAGCATCAGAGAGTTGCTGCATTTGCTGAGATTTCTTCCCCCCAGCAGTTGGAACAGTTTCAGATATCGGAGGAACAGGCAAATAAAGTTGTTGTTGATCTACTAGATTGGCAG GTGATACCTGCTGAAAACATTGTTGCAGCTTTTCAAGGCACTCGGAAAACTGTACTTGCTGTCTCAAAGACACAATCAGAAGCTCAAGTCTTTTTTGAG GCCTTGGAACATGGTTTGGGTGGTGTAGTAATGAAAGTTGAGGATGTTGGAGCGATCCTTGAGCTGAAG GGTTATTTTGATAGAAGACATGAAGTGGACAGTCTGTTGAACTTGACGAAAGCCAAAATAACTCATGTTCAAGCGACTGGAATGGGTGACCGTGTCTGTGTGGATATCTGCAACCTCATGCGACCTGGTGAAGGTCTTCTG GTTGGATCCTTTGCAAGAGGGCTTTTCATTGTTCACTCAGAATGCTTGGAGTCAAATTACATTTCTAGCAGGCCTTTTCGAGTTAATGCG GGGCCTGTTCATGCATATGTTGCTGTTCCCGGAGGAAAGACCAGCTATCTCTCGGAACTCAAGTCTGGGAAAGAGGTCATTGTGGTTGATCAAAAGGGTATGCAGCGAACAGCAATTGTTGGGCGTGTAAAGGTAGAGACTAGACCACTGATCCTTGTGGAGGCAAAG GTAGAATCAGAGAATGAAAGTTATTCTATTCTCTTGCAGAACGCGGAAACAGTTGGATTAGTCTCTCCCCTTCATG GCGAGGGGCATCAGCGAACAACAATTCCAGTAACCTCACTAAAAGTTGGTGATGAAGTTTTGCTTCTAAAACAGGGAGGCGCTCGACATACTGGAATAGAAATTAAAGAGTTTATTGTTGAGAAATGA